A single genomic interval of Anaerolineales bacterium harbors:
- a CDS encoding serine/threonine-protein kinase, whose translation MPPEYIGRYKIKEEIGRGGMATVYLAHDPRFNRDVAVKILPREFLHDPQFRGRFEREAKTLAALEHAAIVPVYDFGEQDGQLYLVMRYMPGGSLDDLLQGRKLPLNEALEILERIAPALEKAHRKGIVHRDLKPGNILLDQDGLPYLADFGLVKLRDASVAYTGSAV comes from the coding sequence ATGCCTCCAGAATACATCGGCCGCTACAAAATCAAAGAGGAAATCGGACGGGGTGGAATGGCAACCGTCTATCTCGCCCATGACCCCCGCTTCAACCGTGACGTGGCGGTTAAAATCCTGCCGCGAGAATTCCTCCACGACCCGCAGTTCCGCGGCCGATTCGAACGTGAAGCAAAAACCCTCGCCGCACTCGAACACGCCGCCATCGTCCCGGTGTACGACTTCGGAGAGCAGGACGGCCAACTATACCTGGTCATGCGCTACATGCCCGGCGGCTCGCTCGACGATTTGCTCCAGGGTCGAAAGCTGCCGCTCAACGAAGCGCTCGAAATACTGGAACGTATCGCTCCGGCATTGGAAAAAGCGCATCGAAAAGGCATCGTCCATCGCGATCTCAAACCCGGCAATATCCTGCTCGATCAGGATGGTCTCCCCTATCTGGCGGATTTTGGCCTCGTAAAGCTGCGGGACGCCAGTGTGGCTTACACCGGCAGCGCCGTCTAG
- a CDS encoding response regulator transcription factor: MPENLDTTILIVDDEDAIRSGLASALSRAGFTVLEASDGEQALEVVESQKPDLIVLDILMPVLDGREVCRKLRQAENWTPVLMLTQIEATGEKISSLEEGADDYLNKPFDSYELIARIKALLRRQEVAGRSVQMAHVLVSGRLRLERETQRAWLEGREIALSNKAFGVLAHLMSRPMVVVTREQLLDHVWGWDDPTGMRTVDVRVAEIRRKLGETATSPEFIETVAGVGYRFIAEVDSE, encoded by the coding sequence ATGCCGGAAAATCTCGACACGACCATACTAATCGTGGATGACGAAGATGCGATCCGTTCGGGTTTGGCTTCGGCTTTATCGCGGGCGGGGTTTACCGTCCTGGAAGCAAGCGATGGGGAGCAAGCACTCGAGGTAGTCGAGTCACAAAAGCCGGATCTGATCGTGCTCGATATCCTCATGCCAGTTCTCGACGGACGCGAAGTCTGCAGGAAGCTGCGTCAGGCGGAGAACTGGACTCCGGTGCTCATGCTCACACAGATCGAGGCGACCGGTGAAAAGATTTCGAGTCTCGAAGAGGGCGCAGATGATTACCTCAACAAGCCCTTCGATTCATATGAATTGATCGCCCGCATCAAGGCGCTGCTGCGCAGGCAGGAAGTCGCGGGACGATCCGTGCAGATGGCGCACGTTTTGGTCAGCGGGCGCCTGCGTTTGGAACGCGAAACGCAGCGCGCCTGGCTGGAGGGGCGTGAGATCGCGCTTTCGAACAAGGCATTTGGAGTACTCGCACATCTGATGAGCAGACCCATGGTCGTCGTCACCCGGGAGCAGCTCCTGGATCACGTCTGGGGCTGGGACGATCCAACCGGCATGCGAACGGTAGATGTGCGCGTCGCTGAAATCCGCCGTAAACTCGGGGAAACTGCGACGAGCCCCGAGTTTATCGAAACGGTTGCCGGCGTGGGGTATCGGTTTATCGCTGAGGTAGATTCTGAATGA
- a CDS encoding HAMP domain-containing sensor histidine kinase, with product MNRRRITWLGVSISVVGVIVALVMRLMDTSPLIAFHFVIDPAVIVLLLALCLSTIILVANLISYRQHLRTEKALVDLHDSLEEERRRFIHRLDHEMKNPLTAIQVQLDNLQSSEALDFAVVEGVRKQVERLIALLRGLRRLTDLETRTLEVEEIDVEELLDEVVELLQAPERIQLDVQHIPWSVPPIHGDRELLLVAFRNLVHNGLRYSNGVIQVRARHTAGHLVVEIIDTGRGIAAEELPLVTEELYRGTNVHDLPGSGLGLSLVKIIVERHGGQLELRSRPEKGTIATVQIPYEQT from the coding sequence ATGAACCGGCGTAGAATCACCTGGCTCGGCGTATCGATATCCGTCGTCGGCGTGATCGTCGCCTTGGTGATGCGCCTGATGGACACATCACCGCTCATCGCCTTTCACTTTGTCATCGATCCGGCCGTCATCGTATTGCTGCTAGCGCTGTGCCTTTCGACAATCATTCTGGTTGCCAACCTGATTTCATACCGGCAGCATTTGCGTACCGAAAAGGCGCTTGTGGACCTACACGACTCGTTGGAAGAAGAGCGTCGTCGGTTCATCCATCGCCTCGATCATGAGATGAAAAATCCGCTCACGGCTATTCAAGTCCAACTCGACAACCTGCAAAGCAGTGAGGCACTGGATTTCGCGGTCGTTGAAGGTGTACGCAAACAAGTGGAGCGCTTGATCGCGCTCCTGCGGGGATTACGCCGGTTGACGGATCTGGAGACTCGGACGCTTGAAGTCGAAGAAATCGATGTGGAAGAACTACTCGACGAGGTGGTTGAGTTGCTGCAGGCGCCGGAGCGTATCCAACTTGATGTGCAGCACATTCCCTGGTCTGTTCCCCCAATTCACGGAGATCGGGAGCTGTTGCTGGTCGCCTTCCGCAACCTTGTGCACAACGGATTGCGTTACTCGAACGGCGTGATTCAAGTCCGTGCACGCCACACGGCCGGGCATCTTGTGGTCGAGATTATCGATACCGGACGTGGTATTGCTGCGGAAGAATTGCCTTTGGTGACGGAGGAGCTGTACCGCGGAACGAACGTTCACGACCTGCCGGGAAGTGGCCTGGGTCTTTCACTGGTGAAGATAATCGTCGAACGCCACGGGGGACAGCTAGAACTTCGAAGTCGCCCGGAAAAAGGAACCATCGCCACGGTGCAAATTCCGTATGAACAAACGTAG
- a CDS encoding DUF5050 domain-containing protein, which produces MNKRSPLRHILLITVPAVLFWFVVAAIARDRIGVVISLATPTPEGSVALVTRTETASAGLTAAPSIFLPQTMEAILPQPTDTKDAKTTLPPTLFPPLEPAKPGATPVGSGTGVIAFVSERDGNPEIYSMNIDGTGISRLTYSDAIDAQPSWSPNGRSIAFVSWRDGNADIHLMDEDGSDRRQLTSDPGYDEFPSWSPDGAWIVFDSDRRGMFQIYRIRREGTGLERWIVGSSDDAIASLSPDGDTILFESRRESDAYQIYTIDVDGDDLRRLTHTGARNVRAVWSPDGNRIVFISAREGVPQLYIMNSDGTNQRRLTYDLGTINSPAWSPDGTLILFNADRMGNFDLYVMREDGSDVRQITTHPADDYQGCWQP; this is translated from the coding sequence ATGAACAAACGTAGCCCACTGCGGCATATCCTTCTCATCACCGTCCCTGCCGTTTTGTTTTGGTTTGTCGTTGCAGCGATCGCAAGAGACCGAATCGGGGTCGTTATATCGCTGGCTACGCCTACGCCCGAGGGAAGCGTTGCCCTGGTGACTCGCACGGAGACGGCAAGCGCGGGTTTGACCGCTGCGCCCTCGATATTTCTCCCCCAAACAATGGAAGCCATCCTGCCTCAACCGACGGACACAAAGGATGCGAAGACGACGCTTCCTCCCACTTTATTTCCACCGCTCGAACCGGCCAAACCGGGCGCGACACCCGTGGGATCCGGCACGGGAGTCATCGCATTTGTATCGGAACGAGACGGCAATCCCGAAATTTATTCGATGAACATCGACGGAACGGGCATTTCCCGGCTCACCTACAGCGATGCGATCGACGCACAACCGAGTTGGTCTCCCAACGGCCGCAGCATCGCTTTCGTCTCCTGGCGGGACGGAAACGCGGATATCCATCTCATGGACGAAGATGGATCAGATCGACGCCAATTGACCTCCGATCCCGGATACGATGAATTTCCGAGTTGGTCGCCGGATGGCGCCTGGATTGTCTTTGATTCAGACCGTCGGGGGATGTTCCAGATTTATCGAATTCGTCGAGAGGGCACCGGATTGGAGCGTTGGATAGTAGGCTCGAGTGATGATGCCATCGCCAGCCTCTCGCCCGATGGCGACACCATTCTATTCGAATCCCGGCGAGAGAGTGATGCCTATCAGATTTACACCATCGACGTTGATGGCGATGACTTGAGGCGATTGACTCACACCGGCGCCCGCAACGTGAGGGCGGTGTGGTCGCCGGACGGAAATCGAATCGTGTTCATCTCTGCTCGTGAGGGCGTTCCTCAGCTCTACATCATGAATTCCGATGGAACGAACCAGCGCAGATTGACGTACGATCTTGGGACGATCAACTCTCCCGCCTGGTCTCCGGATGGAACGTTAATTCTGTTCAACGCCGATCGAATGGGAAATTTCGACCTTTACGTCATGCGGGAGGATGGTTCGGATGTCCGCCAGATCACAACCCATCCGGCGGATGATTATCAGGGTTGTTGGCAACCCTGA
- a CDS encoding Ig-like domain-containing protein — MRRTISILGLLIGIAIFVAACAESITDTPPPDVTRIKGTATQTPVKIESPTPTPEGWVVEVGTINTVNSYVPPAGPLVLLFNQSMQVDKSDDVLQLSPYVEGKAEWNPARDTLVFTPETGFKPGVTYTVYFEPEFASVTGDHAYEYGRLTFEVLPAPSVIRHDPGSSQLSIDTRTIEIEFDRDMDKESVSSAFDVQPEAQYDLTWSTGSKLKIELTEPLSPGQRYQFTIADSAADSRGLTLESPYRWSYWLDEFKVDLGKQPEYGDRQIRITFNYDTDPESVESALETNPPLEYTINWLNNRTARLLLDSPPAPSKEYTFSFNHSISNSSGYELGVPEDLVYSAAPPIVKVFPNEKLSLNLEDDIQVVFDRAMDHESVENAFEITPHEPGYFTWEDNTLNFHFTSNMNRASIYSVTFQPPMRDAQGENVLSRPYTWSFSAEHYYHYANFAWVGSKVQLVDADGLRAVQFSLMPTEPTRVFFELNELSIRQFVELCGDDPNFTQPSLDKISGETEMIKRWEITSNLEGEHWNIKQVYLPEDVRPGLYMLSMEIDGVLQDQMLVLLSQNTLVAKYSGTELLVWLTDIHGDVVPDAEIRVYTSEGSKIRESHTDNHGLYQTTIPENYEPLIVVARQGEQDTTAVGLSSTWSSTWSYWNYSGTPSQYASTHFAYIYTERPIYRPGQTVNYKAILRLDDDVDYSLLPENTAVEVRIRDARSNLIETQELKTNFFGTIHGSFLLAEGAALGDYKLEINLEGEVFEGRFKVQDYRKPDYQVVLSSDAATYVQGDEFTVNVSAEYLFGEPVGDAEVTIREYELGEFYGYWWEEDTGDQDVEYVWFESPRNAAKGKTNADGEYTYHSNAILGQEGYRTTFWGSSQMYSTWGIEVTVDDGSHQTVSNFIVLKVYDAAEKISLSTSGYIHTPGSEFTMEARVDSIEDQPVSNRSLSLEIMKWDNRYYDYETVLETLTATTDENGVAHLPLTLNENGHYKLTLSAQDARGIDISTTRWIGIYDFDYPWMNFNASDELTLWAEQDSYSPYQTANLFIQSSFDGPAILTIERGKVHRAQEVELTSPITQVQVPILASDAPNVFVTINAWQPESTALSEYEFSNKPESRLHFDTIELHIDSTDGYLDLEIETDREAYQPGEDANITIRVTDSQGKPVRAEVSLALVDEGIYALSEVLVDPITEAFYGPRELDVHTFDSMSPWREIYSPGRGGGGGDGGVSPGSPRSAFKDTAAWFPTLTTDSQGELTLTVPLPDNLTTWRLTARAVTTNSLVGETTASIITHRAVVVRPILPGSLTSGDQFTLTALVHNYSESQQSMAIKISSDLLEITDPALVTRMVPAGESVTIGWAATAAEAGDAQVTISAEGDGVADFVQQTLTIQPLAVPEVTTQVGSIEDEYDTVIFLPPDALDQSSVHIELSRSIDGNVLSGLEYLTGYPYGCVEQIMSKALPNAVVGRALFQLGSTDQASLLNLEPKITAGLQMLYAMQHQDGGWGWWYDDQTHDYQTAWVVFGLATTAEAGYAVDKAAILRGVDWLQENLATMDPRTKAFALFSMATAGHGDRDATLTLYEYWIKLDTFSQAALAIALDELDASEAAGEILGFLEDSALLGVSGAYWPSPQLDGHYYKKTMSSTTRSTALALSAFTRLDPDNELIPEIVRWLMSQRKTQGWGTTNETSFTLLALSDYLLATQKAEGETYYQVELDGETIQEGTLTADHPMQSIDVRRSQLKSGINRLKIYNADADRLYFVVSTQLYLSTTHVEAAGSIEITRDYRIFGSSKPIEAAAVGDVVQVILNVDVPEASSYVIIEDKLPGGLEALNEGLNTTSHVVDYYGNAQYSWKNLGYNYKEIHKDRVSFFVTELKQGRHQFSYYSRVMQEGTFLALPAEAYEMYNLANWGRSASDTLQFLSVKESAHVELTPVDNRVEVATRRNNVRYVQPPTIFGQKWTPGFHVERERRLLKNAVC, encoded by the coding sequence ATGCGAAGAACGATATCGATCTTGGGACTGTTGATCGGAATTGCTATTTTCGTCGCAGCCTGTGCCGAAAGCATAACGGACACACCACCACCTGACGTCACCAGGATAAAAGGGACCGCGACGCAGACGCCGGTAAAAATAGAAAGCCCCACTCCCACCCCGGAAGGCTGGGTCGTAGAAGTGGGGACAATCAACACCGTTAATAGCTACGTGCCGCCTGCTGGTCCACTCGTGCTTCTATTTAACCAATCCATGCAGGTGGACAAATCCGATGATGTGCTGCAATTGTCTCCGTATGTAGAAGGCAAAGCGGAATGGAACCCTGCCCGCGACACACTGGTATTCACGCCGGAGACGGGTTTCAAGCCCGGTGTTACCTACACGGTGTACTTCGAACCCGAATTTGCCAGCGTGACCGGCGATCACGCCTACGAATACGGACGTCTCACTTTCGAGGTGTTACCCGCACCGAGCGTGATCCGCCATGATCCGGGTTCGTCGCAGCTATCGATAGACACACGAACGATCGAAATCGAATTCGACCGCGACATGGACAAGGAAAGCGTCTCCAGTGCCTTCGATGTTCAGCCTGAAGCGCAGTATGACCTGACCTGGTCGACCGGCAGCAAACTCAAAATCGAGCTGACCGAACCGCTTTCCCCCGGACAGCGATATCAATTCACGATCGCGGATTCGGCGGCTGATTCTCGTGGACTGACACTCGAAAGTCCGTACCGCTGGTCCTACTGGTTGGACGAATTCAAAGTCGATCTCGGCAAACAGCCGGAATACGGCGACAGACAGATACGGATCACGTTTAACTACGACACCGATCCTGAGAGCGTCGAATCTGCATTGGAAACGAATCCCCCGCTCGAATATACGATCAATTGGCTAAACAATCGCACCGCCAGACTGCTGCTCGATTCTCCACCAGCGCCCAGCAAGGAATACACGTTCAGTTTCAACCACTCGATTTCCAATTCCAGCGGATACGAACTCGGCGTCCCGGAAGATCTTGTTTATTCTGCTGCTCCGCCAATAGTCAAGGTTTTCCCCAACGAAAAGCTTTCATTGAATTTGGAGGACGACATCCAAGTGGTGTTCGATCGAGCGATGGATCACGAAAGCGTCGAAAACGCCTTTGAAATCACGCCCCACGAGCCGGGGTATTTCACCTGGGAAGACAACACGCTCAATTTTCATTTCACGAGCAACATGAATCGCGCTTCCATTTACTCCGTCACGTTCCAACCGCCGATGCGTGATGCGCAGGGAGAAAATGTCCTCTCCCGGCCTTACACATGGTCGTTTTCAGCCGAGCATTACTATCATTACGCCAATTTTGCGTGGGTCGGATCGAAAGTACAGCTTGTCGACGCGGATGGCCTGCGTGCCGTTCAATTTTCGCTGATGCCCACCGAGCCGACTCGAGTGTTTTTCGAACTGAACGAACTCAGCATCCGCCAATTCGTCGAACTGTGCGGCGATGATCCCAATTTCACCCAACCCTCGCTGGACAAGATCAGCGGCGAAACCGAAATGATAAAGCGCTGGGAGATCACCTCCAATCTGGAGGGCGAACATTGGAACATCAAGCAAGTGTATTTACCCGAAGATGTACGGCCTGGTTTGTACATGCTGAGCATGGAGATCGATGGCGTGCTTCAGGATCAGATGCTCGTACTGCTCTCGCAAAACACACTCGTGGCGAAGTACTCCGGCACGGAACTCCTCGTCTGGTTGACGGACATTCACGGCGATGTCGTTCCGGATGCCGAAATCCGCGTTTACACGTCGGAGGGATCGAAAATTCGAGAATCCCACACGGACAACCACGGGCTGTACCAAACGACGATCCCCGAGAATTATGAGCCGCTGATCGTCGTTGCCCGTCAAGGCGAACAGGACACGACCGCGGTTGGCCTTTCATCGACCTGGTCCTCCACCTGGTCGTATTGGAATTATTCGGGGACACCGTCGCAATACGCTTCTACGCACTTCGCCTACATCTATACCGAGCGTCCGATATATCGTCCCGGACAAACCGTAAATTACAAGGCGATCCTTCGCCTCGACGACGATGTAGATTACAGCTTGCTTCCGGAAAACACGGCGGTCGAAGTACGTATCCGAGATGCTCGCAGCAACCTGATCGAGACTCAAGAACTCAAGACCAACTTCTTCGGGACGATTCACGGATCTTTTTTGCTCGCCGAAGGTGCAGCGCTGGGGGATTACAAGCTCGAAATCAATCTCGAGGGAGAGGTCTTCGAAGGACGGTTCAAAGTCCAGGACTATCGCAAACCCGATTATCAAGTCGTACTCTCCAGTGACGCAGCCACATACGTTCAGGGTGATGAGTTCACCGTAAACGTGAGCGCGGAATACCTGTTCGGGGAACCTGTGGGTGATGCGGAAGTCACCATACGGGAATACGAATTGGGTGAGTTTTATGGGTATTGGTGGGAGGAAGATACGGGGGATCAGGATGTGGAGTACGTCTGGTTTGAAAGTCCGAGAAACGCGGCAAAAGGCAAGACGAATGCTGATGGGGAATACACCTACCACAGTAATGCCATCCTCGGACAGGAGGGTTATCGAACAACGTTCTGGGGATCGAGCCAAATGTATTCCACCTGGGGAATCGAAGTAACCGTCGACGACGGCAGTCATCAGACGGTGAGCAACTTCATCGTTTTGAAAGTCTACGATGCGGCGGAAAAAATATCTCTCTCGACTTCCGGTTATATACATACTCCAGGTTCTGAATTCACCATGGAAGCCCGAGTCGATTCGATCGAAGATCAGCCCGTTTCCAACCGCTCACTGAGTCTGGAAATCATGAAATGGGACAACCGTTACTACGATTACGAAACGGTCCTCGAAACGCTGACGGCCACGACGGACGAGAACGGCGTGGCACACCTTCCGTTGACGTTGAATGAGAACGGCCATTACAAATTGACACTCAGCGCCCAGGACGCGCGCGGCATCGACATATCGACTACACGCTGGATCGGCATCTATGATTTCGACTATCCCTGGATGAATTTCAACGCCTCGGATGAGTTGACGTTATGGGCCGAACAAGACAGCTATTCTCCTTACCAAACCGCCAATCTCTTTATCCAATCCTCGTTCGACGGACCTGCGATTTTGACCATCGAGCGAGGAAAGGTTCATCGGGCGCAGGAAGTCGAACTGACATCTCCGATCACGCAAGTTCAGGTTCCCATTCTCGCCAGCGACGCGCCCAACGTCTTCGTAACCATCAACGCCTGGCAGCCTGAATCCACGGCTCTGAGCGAGTACGAGTTCTCCAACAAACCGGAAAGCCGCCTGCATTTCGATACGATCGAACTGCATATCGACTCGACGGACGGTTATCTGGACCTCGAAATCGAAACGGATCGGGAGGCGTACCAGCCAGGAGAGGACGCCAATATAACGATACGCGTCACAGACAGCCAGGGAAAGCCGGTCCGTGCAGAGGTTTCACTTGCACTCGTGGACGAAGGAATTTACGCACTCAGTGAGGTCCTCGTCGATCCGATCACGGAAGCATTTTACGGGCCTCGAGAACTCGATGTGCATACGTTCGATTCGATGTCCCCCTGGCGCGAGATCTACTCGCCCGGCCGCGGCGGCGGTGGTGGTGACGGCGGTGTCTCCCCCGGCAGCCCACGCTCGGCATTCAAGGACACGGCGGCCTGGTTCCCCACCCTGACGACCGACAGCCAGGGCGAACTGACGCTGACGGTGCCTCTGCCGGACAACCTCACGACCTGGCGTCTGACTGCACGCGCCGTGACCACCAACTCACTCGTCGGCGAAACGACTGCAAGCATCATCACGCATCGAGCGGTCGTGGTGCGGCCCATCCTTCCCGGCAGCTTAACGAGTGGAGATCAATTTACACTGACTGCTCTCGTTCATAACTACAGCGAATCCCAGCAGTCCATGGCCATCAAAATCAGCAGCGACCTTCTCGAAATCACGGATCCCGCATTGGTAACTCGCATGGTCCCGGCCGGCGAGTCCGTCACCATCGGCTGGGCAGCGACTGCCGCCGAAGCCGGCGATGCGCAGGTCACCATCAGCGCCGAAGGGGACGGCGTCGCCGATTTCGTCCAGCAAACATTGACGATCCAACCGTTGGCCGTTCCGGAAGTGACCACGCAGGTTGGGAGCATCGAGGACGAATACGATACCGTCATTTTCCTGCCGCCGGATGCGCTCGATCAAAGCAGCGTACACATCGAACTAAGCAGATCGATAGATGGAAACGTACTATCCGGGCTCGAGTATCTGACCGGCTATCCGTACGGCTGTGTGGAACAGATCATGAGCAAGGCGCTTCCCAACGCGGTCGTCGGTAGAGCCCTCTTTCAACTGGGCAGCACAGATCAAGCCAGTCTCCTCAATCTCGAGCCCAAAATTACGGCCGGCCTCCAAATGCTGTATGCGATGCAGCATCAGGACGGTGGATGGGGCTGGTGGTACGACGACCAGACTCACGATTACCAGACAGCATGGGTCGTGTTCGGATTGGCAACAACCGCCGAGGCCGGTTATGCAGTCGATAAAGCCGCCATCCTTCGAGGCGTGGACTGGCTGCAGGAAAACCTGGCAACCATGGACCCGAGGACGAAAGCCTTCGCGCTCTTCAGCATGGCAACCGCAGGCCACGGCGATCGCGACGCCACGCTCACCCTGTACGAATACTGGATCAAGCTGGACACTTTCAGTCAGGCCGCCCTGGCTATTGCGTTGGACGAACTCGATGCTTCCGAGGCCGCCGGCGAAATCCTGGGTTTCCTGGAAGATTCCGCCCTGCTTGGCGTTTCGGGCGCCTACTGGCCGTCTCCGCAGCTCGACGGTCATTACTACAAGAAAACGATGTCCTCCACGACACGTTCAACGGCGTTGGCACTATCCGCTTTCACCCGGCTCGATCCGGACAATGAATTGATCCCCGAAATCGTACGCTGGCTCATGTCGCAACGGAAGACCCAGGGCTGGGGCACGACCAACGAGACGTCCTTTACGCTCTTGGCGCTCAGTGATTATCTGCTTGCGACTCAGAAAGCTGAAGGAGAGACTTATTATCAAGTCGAACTCGATGGTGAAACCATCCAGGAAGGGACGCTGACGGCAGACCATCCCATGCAGTCTATCGATGTCAGGAGGAGTCAATTGAAATCCGGGATCAACCGACTCAAAATCTACAATGCCGACGCAGATCGTTTGTATTTCGTCGTCTCCACACAGTTGTATCTATCCACGACCCATGTCGAAGCGGCCGGCAGCATCGAAATAACACGGGACTATCGCATCTTCGGCTCCAGCAAACCCATAGAAGCTGCGGCGGTGGGAGATGTGGTGCAGGTGATACTCAACGTCGACGTCCCGGAAGCCAGCTCCTACGTCATCATCGAAGACAAATTACCCGGCGGATTGGAAGCGTTGAACGAAGGCTTGAATACAACCAGCCACGTCGTCGATTACTACGGAAACGCCCAATACTCATGGAAAAACCTCGGCTACAACTACAAGGAAATCCACAAGGACCGGGTCAGTTTCTTCGTCACCGAGTTGAAACAAGGGCGGCACCAATTCAGCTACTACAGCCGCGTCATGCAGGAAGGAACGTTCCTCGCCTTGCCAGCCGAAGCCTACGAAATGTACAACCTTGCCAACTGGGGACGTTCCGCGAGCGACACGCTGCAATTCCTTTCGGTGAAGGAGAGCGCGCACGTCGAACTGACGCCTGTCGACAATCGAGTGGAGGTGGCGACGAGAAGAAACAACGTCAGATACGTCCAACCGCCGACGATCTTCGGGCAAAAATGGACGCCGGGCTTTCATGTTGAAAGGGAAAGAAGGTTGCTCAAGAACGCAGTTTGTTGA